The proteins below come from a single Megalops cyprinoides isolate fMegCyp1 chromosome 5, fMegCyp1.pri, whole genome shotgun sequence genomic window:
- the c5h18orf25 gene encoding uncharacterized protein C18orf25 homolog isoform X1 codes for MKMADTEKTEEFVDSETPSEQPTEGSAAAEAATVVGAGQDEPLKPETTSPSEKEGDSPLQTEPGLLSMPCLLMELRRDSPESQQASTESEKQPSSGRAYESDSSNPCMLSPSSSGHLADSDTLSSGDEGDAAARTGAAEEGDPGLAAGGQAVTGGRKSRRLRSESEMSTAMAAKKNRCQPSGAEKQPNGRLAKVKGHRSQKHKERMRLLRQKREAAARKKYNLLQDSSTSDSDLTCDSSTSSSEDDDEVSGSSKTITTDIPDGPPVIAHYDISDTNSDQEALSVDNLLAAAVAQELETFRTQDMGANLAKSGHLGSRSPTGHIEAEFAQGEAPTCGPLQIKEEINIPSSDSEVEIVGVQENTRCVHPRGGVIQSISSWKHGPVTQYNSTRQSHLWTAVSPQPNWVSPPEVVDLTLDEDARRKYLL; via the exons ATGAAGATGGCGgacacagagaagacagaggaaTTTGTGGACTCCGAGACCCCGTCCGAACAGCCCACAGAGGGGTCAGCGGCGGCAGAAGCAGCCACCGTAGTTGGGGCAGGGCAGGACGAGCCCCTGAAGCCAGAAACGACTTCCCCTTCTGAAAAGGAGGGCGACAGCCCCCTGCAGACGGAGCCCGGCCTGCTCTCCATGCCCTGCCTGCTGATGGAGCTGCGGAGAGACTCCCCGGAGTCCCAGCAGGCCTCCACGGAGAGCGAGAAGCAGCCTTCCTCCGGACGTGCCTACGAGAGCGACTCCTCCAACCCCTGCATGCTCTCCCCGTCCTCCAGCGGCCACCTGGCCGACTCGGACACCCTCTCCTCCGGGGACGAGGGGGACGCCGCCGCGCGGACGGGGGCCGCCGAGGAGGGCGACCCCGGCCTGGCGGCCGGGGGCCAGGCGGTGACGGGCGGCAGGAAGTCCAGGCGGTTGCGGTCGGAGAGCGAGATGTCCACCGCCATGGCGGCCAAGAAGAACCGCTGCCAGCCCAGCGGGGCGGAGAAGCAGCCCAACGGCCGGCTGGCCAAGGTGAAAGGTCACCGGAGCCAGAAGCACAAGGAGCGCATGCGGCTGCTGCGGCAGAAGAGGGAGGCAGCGGCCAGGAAGAAGTACAACCTGCTGCAGGACAGCAGTACGAGCGACAGCGACCTTACCTGCGACTCCAGCACCAGCTCCTCAGAAGACGACGACGAGGTGTCGGGGAGCAGCAAGACAATCACCACTGACATCCCAG ATGGGCCTCCAGTAATTGCACACTATGATATTTCAGACACTAATTCTGACCAGGAGGCGTTAAGTGTGGACAATctgcttgctgctgctgtagctcaGGAACTAGAAACATTCAGAACCCAGGATATGGGAGCAAATTTGGCAAAAAGTGGGCATCTTGGTTCAAGATCCCCAACAG GTCACATAGAGGCAGAGTTTGCACAAGGGGAAGCGCCCACCTGCGGGCCTCTTCAGATCAAAGAGGAAATCAACATCCCCTCCTCAGACAGCGAGGTGGAAATTGTGGGGGTGCAAGAAAACACAAG ATGCGTCCACCCCCGAGGAGGCGTGATCCAGAGCATCTCGTCGTGGAAACATGGCCCCGTCACCCAGTACAACAGCACGAGGCAGTCGCACCTCTGGACAGCAGTGTCTCCCCAGCCCAACTGGGTGTCCCCGCCTGAAGTGGTGGACCTCACTTTGGACGAGGACGCCAGACGCAAATACCTACTGTGA
- the c5h18orf25 gene encoding uncharacterized protein C18orf25 homolog isoform X3 — protein sequence MKMADTEKTEEFVDSETPSEQPTEGSAAAEAATVVGAGQDEPLKPETTSPSEKEGDSPLQTEPGLLSMPCLLMELRRDSPESQQASTESEKQPSSGRAYESDSSNPCMLSPSSSGHLADSDTLSSGDEGDAAARTGAAEEGDPGLAAGGQAVTGGRKSRRLRSESEMSTAMAAKKNRCQPSGAEKQPNGRLAKVKGHRSQKHKERMRLLRQKREAAARKKYNLLQDSSTSDSDLTCDSSTSSSEDDDEVSGSSKTITTDIPGHIEAEFAQGEAPTCGPLQIKEEINIPSSDSEVEIVGVQENTRCVHPRGGVIQSISSWKHGPVTQYNSTRQSHLWTAVSPQPNWVSPPEVVDLTLDEDARRKYLL from the exons ATGAAGATGGCGgacacagagaagacagaggaaTTTGTGGACTCCGAGACCCCGTCCGAACAGCCCACAGAGGGGTCAGCGGCGGCAGAAGCAGCCACCGTAGTTGGGGCAGGGCAGGACGAGCCCCTGAAGCCAGAAACGACTTCCCCTTCTGAAAAGGAGGGCGACAGCCCCCTGCAGACGGAGCCCGGCCTGCTCTCCATGCCCTGCCTGCTGATGGAGCTGCGGAGAGACTCCCCGGAGTCCCAGCAGGCCTCCACGGAGAGCGAGAAGCAGCCTTCCTCCGGACGTGCCTACGAGAGCGACTCCTCCAACCCCTGCATGCTCTCCCCGTCCTCCAGCGGCCACCTGGCCGACTCGGACACCCTCTCCTCCGGGGACGAGGGGGACGCCGCCGCGCGGACGGGGGCCGCCGAGGAGGGCGACCCCGGCCTGGCGGCCGGGGGCCAGGCGGTGACGGGCGGCAGGAAGTCCAGGCGGTTGCGGTCGGAGAGCGAGATGTCCACCGCCATGGCGGCCAAGAAGAACCGCTGCCAGCCCAGCGGGGCGGAGAAGCAGCCCAACGGCCGGCTGGCCAAGGTGAAAGGTCACCGGAGCCAGAAGCACAAGGAGCGCATGCGGCTGCTGCGGCAGAAGAGGGAGGCAGCGGCCAGGAAGAAGTACAACCTGCTGCAGGACAGCAGTACGAGCGACAGCGACCTTACCTGCGACTCCAGCACCAGCTCCTCAGAAGACGACGACGAGGTGTCGGGGAGCAGCAAGACAATCACCACTGACATCCCAG GTCACATAGAGGCAGAGTTTGCACAAGGGGAAGCGCCCACCTGCGGGCCTCTTCAGATCAAAGAGGAAATCAACATCCCCTCCTCAGACAGCGAGGTGGAAATTGTGGGGGTGCAAGAAAACACAAG ATGCGTCCACCCCCGAGGAGGCGTGATCCAGAGCATCTCGTCGTGGAAACATGGCCCCGTCACCCAGTACAACAGCACGAGGCAGTCGCACCTCTGGACAGCAGTGTCTCCCCAGCCCAACTGGGTGTCCCCGCCTGAAGTGGTGGACCTCACTTTGGACGAGGACGCCAGACGCAAATACCTACTGTGA
- the c5h18orf25 gene encoding uncharacterized protein C18orf25 homolog isoform X2, producing MKMADTEKTEEFVDSETPSEQPTEGSAAAEAATVVGAGQDEPLKPETTSPSEKEGDSPLQTEPGLLSMPCLLMELRRDSPESQQASTESEKQPSSGRAYESDSSNPCMLSPSSSGHLADSDTLSSGDEGDAAARTGAAEEGDPGLAAGGQAVTGGRKSRRLRSESEMSTAMAAKKNRCQPSGAEKQPNGRLAKVKGHRSQKHKERMRLLRQKREAAARKKYNLLQDSSTSDSDLTCDSSTSSSEDDDEVSGSSKTITTDIPAGFSRAEGSSGVTSQIQGLLDSGAAWDRNSIGNVLEEAMTRFAVMQRQTEERFRVWMEKLTRLDSDEDSSKNSSDPREPKKHSGHHRAPRPSPPSSFLPSSESQETLASYGIGRQSVAVATLPLNNNPPEIISQNGNPSAEDPNLLKI from the exons ATGAAGATGGCGgacacagagaagacagaggaaTTTGTGGACTCCGAGACCCCGTCCGAACAGCCCACAGAGGGGTCAGCGGCGGCAGAAGCAGCCACCGTAGTTGGGGCAGGGCAGGACGAGCCCCTGAAGCCAGAAACGACTTCCCCTTCTGAAAAGGAGGGCGACAGCCCCCTGCAGACGGAGCCCGGCCTGCTCTCCATGCCCTGCCTGCTGATGGAGCTGCGGAGAGACTCCCCGGAGTCCCAGCAGGCCTCCACGGAGAGCGAGAAGCAGCCTTCCTCCGGACGTGCCTACGAGAGCGACTCCTCCAACCCCTGCATGCTCTCCCCGTCCTCCAGCGGCCACCTGGCCGACTCGGACACCCTCTCCTCCGGGGACGAGGGGGACGCCGCCGCGCGGACGGGGGCCGCCGAGGAGGGCGACCCCGGCCTGGCGGCCGGGGGCCAGGCGGTGACGGGCGGCAGGAAGTCCAGGCGGTTGCGGTCGGAGAGCGAGATGTCCACCGCCATGGCGGCCAAGAAGAACCGCTGCCAGCCCAGCGGGGCGGAGAAGCAGCCCAACGGCCGGCTGGCCAAGGTGAAAGGTCACCGGAGCCAGAAGCACAAGGAGCGCATGCGGCTGCTGCGGCAGAAGAGGGAGGCAGCGGCCAGGAAGAAGTACAACCTGCTGCAGGACAGCAGTACGAGCGACAGCGACCTTACCTGCGACTCCAGCACCAGCTCCTCAGAAGACGACGACGAGGTGTCGGGGAGCAGCAAGACAATCACCACTGACATCCCAG CTGGCTTCAGTCGTGCCGAGGGGTCTTCAGGAGTGACCAGTCAAATTCAGGGCCTGCTGGACAGCGGCGCGGCCTGGGACCGGAACAGCATCGGGAACGTTCTGGAAGAGGCCATGACGCGCTTCGCCGTGATGCAGCGCCAGACCGAGGAGCGCTTCCGCGTGTGGATGGAGAAGCTCACGCGGCTGGACTCGGACGAAGACTCGTCCAAGAACTCCAGCGACCCCAGAGAGCCCAAAAAACACTCGGGCCACCACAGGGCTCCTCGCCCCTCCCCGCCCAGCTCGTTCTTGCCGTCCTCCGAGTCGCAGGAAACCTTGGCGTCGTACGGAATAGGCAGGCAGAGTGTCGCCGTGGCCACACTCCCCCTTAACAACAACCCGCCAGAAATTATTTCCCAAAATGGAAATCCCTCTGCTGAAGACCCTAATCTTTTGAAAATTTAA